In one Alistipes sp. ZOR0009 genomic region, the following are encoded:
- a CDS encoding response regulator transcription factor, with product MTYNVLILDSSELIRIGMCKAISLGLSVGHCHQHEEASNLCSWLERNKVDIMVCNTIFYNDLRCIVAKLPSERPLMVGVVSNMFDEKIGSFFDELIYLNDPLDKIAKKLQMLVEKEHVPAAKLSTDLSDREREVLHLIAKGYSHKEISDELFISIHTVVTHRKNISQKLGIKSASGLTVYAILNNLIAPEEMQNMLQ from the coding sequence ATGACCTACAACGTTCTTATACTCGATAGCTCTGAGCTTATACGCATTGGGATGTGTAAGGCCATTTCTTTGGGTCTTTCTGTAGGCCATTGCCATCAGCACGAGGAGGCTTCGAACCTGTGCTCGTGGTTGGAGCGTAATAAGGTAGATATTATGGTTTGTAATACCATATTTTACAACGATCTGCGCTGTATTGTTGCCAAGCTTCCTTCCGAAAGGCCTCTTATGGTGGGCGTTGTTTCCAACATGTTCGATGAAAAGATAGGTAGCTTTTTCGACGAGCTGATATACCTAAACGACCCGTTGGATAAGATAGCCAAAAAGCTGCAGATGCTTGTGGAAAAGGAGCATGTGCCAGCCGCTAAGCTAAGTACAGACCTGTCTGACCGCGAGCGCGAGGTGCTGCACCTTATTGCCAAGGGGTACTCGCATAAGGAGATATCTGACGAGCTATTTATAAGCATCCATACCGTTGTTACCCACCGTAAAAATATATCGCAGAAGCTGGGAATTAAATCGGCATCGGGGTTAACCGTTTATGCCATTCTGAATAACCTAATTGCTCCAGAAGAGATGCAGAATATGCTGCAGTAG
- a CDS encoding hemerythrin domain-containing protein, which produces MITSDKLLLELKMSDLINKNYRLLLVLQRLNIGLGFKDLSVEEVCREHGIAPGFFCILVKLYNEGKVLITSPVERRYFPNLVLFLRNSHDYFLKEKIVEIDAAIKDFSASLEHGGHGLLERFWSEYAREVEKHMGYENRQVFPLIISLYEQKSFPLEGLQFIQQFEENHDDIAEALMDLKNLLIKYFPLTEKERNRHRILKDLFELEEDLQLHQQVENFVLIPLVKQLTQENIQL; this is translated from the coding sequence ATGATAACGAGCGATAAGCTGCTGCTGGAGCTGAAAATGTCCGATTTAATCAACAAAAACTACCGGTTACTGCTGGTGCTACAGCGGTTAAACATCGGTTTGGGCTTTAAAGATTTGTCGGTTGAGGAGGTATGCCGCGAACATGGCATTGCCCCCGGATTCTTTTGTATTCTTGTTAAGCTTTACAACGAAGGGAAGGTTTTGATTACCTCTCCCGTAGAGCGGCGATACTTTCCTAACCTCGTACTTTTTCTCCGCAACTCGCACGACTACTTCCTAAAGGAGAAGATTGTGGAAATTGATGCCGCAATTAAGGATTTCTCGGCGTCGTTAGAGCATGGTGGGCACGGATTGTTGGAGCGCTTTTGGAGCGAGTACGCCCGCGAGGTGGAGAAGCACATGGGATACGAGAATCGTCAGGTTTTTCCGCTTATCATCTCCCTTTACGAGCAGAAAAGCTTCCCCCTAGAAGGGCTACAGTTTATCCAGCAGTTCGAAGAAAACCACGACGACATTGCCGAGGCGCTGATGGACCTCAAAAATTTGCTTATTAAGTATTTCCCGCTCACCGAAAAGGAGCGTAACCGCCACCGCATACTTAAGGATCTTTTTGAGCTAGAGGAGGATTTGCAGCTCCATCAGCAGGTGGAGAACTTTGTGCTTATACCGTTGGTAAAACAGCTTACGCAGGAGAACATACAGTTATGA
- a CDS encoding OB-fold protein: MKRIILMMLCVMLASSYIFAQKKAGTATITANEFYANAPKYKGQTVIVKGVVKHICSRSFQKLFLTTDDGKGFVRVNIEGKDKFAKNLIGKDIAIVGKVEALELATAKGCDGGKACDDDKKASADGKTIYYVLCQSYAVE; this comes from the coding sequence ATGAAGAGAATTATTCTTATGATGCTTTGCGTTATGCTAGCAAGCAGCTACATCTTCGCCCAGAAAAAGGCTGGTACCGCTACCATTACTGCCAACGAGTTTTACGCCAATGCTCCAAAATATAAGGGACAAACGGTTATTGTTAAGGGTGTTGTTAAGCACATCTGCTCCCGTTCGTTTCAGAAGCTATTTCTTACCACCGACGATGGTAAGGGGTTTGTAAGGGTTAACATAGAGGGCAAGGATAAGTTTGCCAAGAATCTTATAGGTAAGGATATTGCCATTGTTGGCAAGGTAGAGGCGCTAGAGCTGGCTACCGCCAAGGGATGTGATGGCGGAAAGGCCTGCGACGATGATAAAAAAGCTTCGGCTGATGGCAAAACCATATACTATGTGCTTTGCCAATCTTACGCAGTAGAGTAG
- a CDS encoding S46 family peptidase, translated as MKKIALLVAVLFAASSSKADGGMWPVESIPSSIIKKLQTDGAGALLDGSMLKKQKAVVIFGRGCTGSFISSNGLILTNHHCAADYLKQLSADAKNILRDGFVANTREQEIPVPGLSVKILHKVVDVTPEADSLRKLLANNNPMFITKRIITVLQKKYFPKTDFECEIDNEQTTGKTKLYAYEVLNDVRLVAAPSMQLGRFGGNADNFEWERYQLDFSLFRAYSSNEGKGVEYNANNKPFVPSSWFALSAKKVKKGMPLYTVGYPGSTSRYVTSEQVKTFVANADSITATVRNRHLAFYADPLPLNTSAERDLSEKIFSYANAAKYSEGRFEGYRRCNLYGMLRGDEAKLAATQKMLVDKINRFAIEMRPIVSTHTTLIETMFKGTSVLIPGMRAGQISKSWKDTAARAKAIANLMKWYDEYAATTDFGRERAHFESQLANLSHAPLLSKSAVISRIATLSSERLRSYCDSVFEHSIFTSPKRLSAFAASGTEQQLNNDPIFILANETYDFAVELKRLANPWQDSVRVYSKKLWDERRKAGIETAPDANFTMRLSVGVAADAPTYGGATKPMATTFADMARVNGKKPTYNVDRGLLDRIASDKKLAKQALCFASTNDITGGNSGSPVLDADGNIIGLAFDGNFESLLGDVRYLPQYNRAVNVSMQAVVEFMKVVAPSANVVKELQ; from the coding sequence ATGAAAAAAATTGCATTGCTGGTTGCCGTACTTTTTGCCGCCAGCAGCTCAAAGGCCGACGGGGGCATGTGGCCTGTCGAATCAATACCTTCGTCTATTATTAAAAAGCTGCAGACCGATGGCGCTGGCGCCCTGCTTGATGGCAGCATGCTCAAGAAGCAGAAGGCGGTGGTAATTTTCGGACGTGGCTGTACGGGATCGTTCATCTCCAGCAACGGACTTATCCTTACCAACCACCACTGTGCCGCCGATTACCTGAAGCAGCTCTCGGCTGACGCCAAAAATATCCTCCGCGATGGCTTTGTTGCCAATACCCGCGAGCAGGAGATTCCCGTACCTGGCTTGTCCGTTAAGATTTTACATAAGGTGGTGGATGTTACCCCCGAGGCCGACTCGTTGCGCAAGCTGCTGGCCAACAACAACCCCATGTTTATTACCAAGCGTATTATCACCGTGCTTCAGAAGAAGTACTTCCCAAAAACCGACTTCGAATGCGAGATCGATAACGAGCAAACCACCGGCAAAACGAAGCTTTATGCCTACGAGGTGCTTAACGATGTTCGCTTGGTGGCTGCCCCATCAATGCAGCTGGGCCGATTTGGTGGTAACGCCGACAACTTTGAGTGGGAGCGCTACCAGCTCGACTTCTCGCTCTTTAGAGCCTACTCTAGCAACGAAGGTAAGGGGGTAGAGTACAATGCCAACAATAAGCCATTTGTGCCTAGCAGCTGGTTTGCCCTATCGGCTAAGAAGGTAAAGAAGGGAATGCCCCTTTACACCGTTGGCTATCCGGGCTCTACCAGCCGATATGTAACTTCGGAGCAGGTAAAGACCTTTGTTGCCAATGCCGACTCCATAACGGCTACCGTACGTAACCGCCATCTAGCATTTTATGCCGATCCGCTTCCTTTAAATACCAGCGCGGAGCGCGATTTGAGCGAAAAGATATTTTCGTATGCCAACGCTGCAAAGTATTCCGAGGGGAGATTTGAGGGTTACCGTAGGTGCAACCTTTACGGTATGCTAAGGGGCGACGAAGCAAAGCTTGCGGCCACCCAAAAGATGCTAGTAGATAAGATTAACCGCTTTGCCATTGAGATGCGCCCCATAGTTAGCACCCACACTACCCTTATCGAAACCATGTTTAAGGGAACCTCGGTGCTGATACCCGGTATGCGCGCAGGACAAATATCCAAAAGCTGGAAGGATACCGCTGCACGCGCTAAGGCCATTGCCAACCTAATGAAATGGTACGACGAGTACGCTGCTACTACCGATTTTGGAAGGGAGCGAGCCCATTTCGAAAGCCAGCTGGCCAACCTAAGCCATGCTCCTTTACTTTCTAAAAGTGCCGTCATCAGCCGTATTGCAACCTTAAGCTCCGAGCGCCTTCGCAGCTACTGCGATTCCGTTTTTGAGCATAGCATCTTTACCTCGCCCAAAAGGTTAAGCGCATTTGCTGCCAGCGGTACCGAGCAGCAGCTTAATAACGATCCGATATTTATTCTTGCCAACGAAACCTACGACTTTGCGGTAGAGCTTAAGAGGTTGGCCAACCCTTGGCAGGATAGCGTACGCGTTTACTCTAAAAAGCTTTGGGACGAAAGGAGGAAGGCTGGCATAGAAACCGCTCCCGACGCCAACTTTACCATGCGCCTAAGCGTAGGTGTTGCCGCCGATGCGCCCACCTATGGTGGTGCTACCAAGCCAATGGCAACAACCTTTGCCGATATGGCTCGCGTAAACGGTAAAAAGCCAACCTACAACGTAGATAGGGGGCTGCTGGATAGAATTGCTAGCGATAAAAAGCTGGCAAAGCAAGCCTTATGCTTTGCTTCTACCAACGATATTACGGGCGGAAACTCCGGTAGCCCAGTGCTCGATGCCGACGGCAACATTATTGGTCTTGCCTTCGACGGAAATTTCGAATCGCTCCTTGGCGATGTTCGCTACCTGCCCCAGTATAATAGAGCCGTTAACGTAAGCATGCAGGCCGTTGTCGAATTTATGAAGGTTGTTGCCCCATCTGCCAATGTGGTGAAAGAATTGCAATAA
- a CDS encoding TonB-dependent receptor, whose product MFSRKLFLFLLIAFQALLAYPQNGIVTGRITDLRTGKPLQYASISVKDGVKGAVTSKDGTFRLALEKGETVLQFSMLGYVPQEKVVVVGDSIRQVDAFMVQADLRIKDLVVTAKRSSGITSTSRIGEAAIGHLQASSLADVMQLLPGMLSRDGSIANAQQLNLRQIKTDNNTALGTAIVVDGAPISNDANMQVNNTAGASEKYSTVAAGGVDVRSITTDRLQEVEVIRGIPSAQYGEVTGGMMILKSKTGETPLYIRIKSEPALKLVSVGKGVALTKGRGVVNVDFDYARSYSDLRTPYIGYDRYTSQLGWARTFAKRELQHKVDAKLGLSYSSDVRKSDPELITLEEKYSSTEKGIRLNAGGTLSPKEKGTWQLTYRLSGSYAHQESMEKKIVALKGPQPLALSRVSGEYEGIYLPSEYYAKLLIDGKPLNLAANASLTNRFKLLGLRHKLLTGVDIRTDANLGAGQVFDPTRPPLANTLGATRPRAYHSLPWMKKGALFVEDEINVKMGQSVLQLQGGVRLNTYHAAGKTSAEGTIFVEPRFNMRYLAYANRDNGWCHLLAVRAGAGTSSKTPTLLHLYPDKDYEDIVELNYFSQNEAKRLLWVNTMVRETTNRNIKPVKTTKWEAGIDWDNALFSTNITLFHEVQKNGFDFRSTIFPIIYKEYDNSSYNGSNPGKPSISDFKWNPDTLFTGITTPVNSIYTLRKGMEYALSSKRIEAINTSIIVDGAFFYQKTRPDSRTYSYPAGRILGEPYRYVGIFDKGEESTYKQLNTNLRIVTNIPAYRLIVSCVIQNVWFSSVRYGKRTGLPRAYLDLAGVEHPFTADMANDPYMSRMVEKYSDYYFNERRVPMMTEVNLRLTKEFWKNAQVSMLVNRIAEYKPSYKLISGTKVKVSSIPFFGVELKVGI is encoded by the coding sequence ATGTTTTCACGAAAGCTTTTCCTATTCCTTTTAATCGCATTTCAAGCATTGCTGGCCTACCCTCAAAATGGCATAGTAACAGGGCGAATAACCGACCTACGCACGGGAAAACCGTTGCAGTACGCCTCCATATCGGTAAAGGATGGGGTAAAAGGTGCGGTAACAAGCAAAGATGGAACATTTCGGTTGGCACTTGAGAAGGGCGAGACGGTACTACAGTTCTCGATGTTAGGCTACGTGCCCCAAGAAAAGGTAGTTGTAGTGGGCGATAGCATAAGGCAGGTAGATGCCTTTATGGTACAAGCCGACCTACGCATAAAAGATTTAGTGGTTACGGCAAAACGAAGCTCCGGAATAACCTCCACCTCGCGCATTGGAGAGGCGGCAATTGGGCACCTGCAAGCTTCGTCGCTGGCTGATGTCATGCAGCTGCTACCGGGAATGCTATCGCGAGATGGATCGATAGCCAACGCACAGCAGCTTAACCTTAGGCAGATAAAAACAGACAACAACACGGCGCTGGGAACGGCCATCGTGGTAGATGGAGCCCCCATAAGCAACGATGCCAACATGCAGGTAAACAATACAGCAGGTGCTAGCGAAAAATACTCGACCGTGGCAGCTGGCGGGGTAGATGTACGAAGCATTACCACCGATAGGCTACAGGAGGTGGAGGTTATTAGAGGAATACCATCGGCTCAGTACGGAGAGGTTACCGGTGGCATGATGATTTTGAAAAGTAAAACAGGCGAAACGCCGCTATACATCCGCATAAAATCGGAACCAGCGCTTAAGCTGGTAAGTGTAGGGAAAGGGGTTGCCCTTACAAAAGGTAGAGGGGTGGTGAACGTCGACTTCGACTATGCCCGCTCGTACTCCGACCTGCGTACGCCATATATTGGGTACGATAGGTACACCTCGCAGCTAGGATGGGCGCGCACCTTTGCCAAAAGAGAGCTTCAGCATAAGGTTGACGCCAAGCTGGGGCTAAGCTACTCTAGCGATGTACGAAAAAGCGACCCTGAGCTAATAACGCTGGAGGAGAAATACTCGTCGACAGAAAAAGGAATACGCCTCAACGCAGGTGGAACGCTATCGCCCAAGGAGAAAGGAACCTGGCAGCTTACCTATAGGCTATCGGGCAGCTATGCGCACCAAGAGAGCATGGAGAAAAAGATAGTTGCCCTAAAGGGACCTCAACCGCTAGCCCTTAGCAGGGTATCGGGCGAGTACGAGGGGATATACCTACCAAGCGAATACTATGCAAAGCTGCTGATAGATGGTAAACCGCTAAACCTAGCGGCAAATGCATCGCTTACCAACCGCTTTAAGCTGCTTGGCCTACGCCATAAGCTGCTTACTGGGGTAGATATCCGAACCGATGCCAACCTTGGCGCCGGACAGGTATTCGACCCAACACGCCCACCGCTGGCCAATACGCTGGGAGCAACACGCCCACGAGCATACCACTCGCTTCCTTGGATGAAAAAGGGGGCGCTATTCGTAGAGGATGAGATAAACGTGAAGATGGGGCAATCGGTGCTGCAGCTACAAGGTGGAGTAAGGCTTAACACCTACCATGCGGCGGGTAAAACATCGGCCGAGGGGACAATCTTTGTAGAGCCACGATTCAACATGCGATATCTTGCTTACGCCAACAGGGATAACGGCTGGTGCCACCTGCTAGCCGTAAGAGCAGGAGCAGGAACATCGTCTAAAACACCTACCCTGCTACATCTATATCCAGATAAAGACTACGAGGATATTGTTGAGCTAAACTACTTCTCGCAAAACGAAGCGAAAAGGCTACTTTGGGTAAATACAATGGTAAGGGAGACAACCAACAGGAACATAAAGCCTGTAAAAACCACCAAATGGGAGGCCGGAATTGATTGGGACAACGCGCTTTTTAGCACAAACATCACCCTTTTTCACGAAGTTCAAAAAAATGGGTTTGACTTTAGGAGCACCATATTCCCCATAATCTACAAGGAGTACGACAACAGCAGCTACAATGGAAGTAACCCTGGTAAACCTAGCATTTCCGATTTTAAATGGAATCCCGACACCCTATTTACCGGCATTACCACCCCTGTAAATAGCATATACACCCTACGAAAAGGGATGGAGTACGCCCTTTCGTCGAAAAGAATCGAAGCAATAAACACCTCCATCATCGTAGATGGTGCCTTCTTTTACCAAAAGACAAGACCCGACAGCCGCACCTACAGCTACCCTGCTGGTCGTATTTTGGGAGAGCCCTACCGCTATGTTGGAATCTTTGATAAGGGCGAGGAAAGCACCTACAAGCAGCTAAACACCAACCTACGGATTGTTACCAACATCCCAGCCTATAGGTTAATCGTTTCGTGCGTTATCCAAAACGTATGGTTTAGCTCGGTACGCTACGGAAAACGTACTGGACTTCCCCGCGCCTACCTCGACTTGGCTGGCGTAGAGCATCCCTTTACCGCTGATATGGCAAACGATCCCTACATGAGCCGTATGGTCGAAAAGTATTCGGACTACTACTTCAACGAGCGCAGGGTACCTATGATGACCGAGGTAAACCTTCGCCTAACAAAGGAATTCTGGAAAAACGCACAGGTTTCGATGCTGGTAAACCGCATTGCAGAGTACAAACCCAGCTACAAGCTTATATCTGGAACAAAAGTAAAGGTTAGCTCTATCCCCTTCTTTGGAGTAGAGCTAAAGGTGGGCATTTAG
- a CDS encoding DUF6850 family outer membrane beta-barrel protein gives MASIGVSAQIDASKGATPYVHFAPSALHLDSLTFRTRMVLQHWDESKSKRYVLTEGNSAEETRFVVDGGIRGDKLASIGYASYQRGMRAGAKWINALTLAQGNPYQVADTSTGRFYTESYAFGGMLSYRLRPKLLVGANFGYNAGTAFKTADPRPKNTFFDLQVGLSAHYNDEKWLMGAAFSLGNSAEDLDIRVFTPSKKVLLLRPLGLHRFDYQWTEEETYQQTKYVGTTTLLESTLQRKLGATTLSLDMQLRGIKQEQQKSSLLTPYIYKLTEATYRASLESQKELSYQLFQVFAATFNGKGTENTFTKVLANPTTTEYNWIKTASSQKYSYSTASYGARYIYQKGRATTKNYSKIELVASEQSYKETYAIPREKASYSITSVNASIDHQLKWRRLYLIPHAGVAARFSHSSTISLTPIDAATENAASDDPKAIQLRPIAEQFRNAYINNYEVLSANTYSGELGVTVTTQYGRSRIEIFPKARLVHLPNLGNYKLYSITLTVFI, from the coding sequence ATGGCATCGATCGGGGTTTCGGCTCAGATCGATGCCTCTAAGGGGGCTACCCCCTACGTACACTTTGCCCCCTCTGCCTTGCACCTCGACTCGTTAACCTTTCGTACACGCATGGTACTACAACATTGGGACGAATCGAAAAGTAAACGGTACGTGCTAACAGAGGGAAACAGCGCAGAGGAAACCCGCTTTGTGGTAGATGGAGGAATAAGAGGCGATAAGCTGGCGAGCATAGGATATGCATCCTATCAACGAGGTATGAGGGCAGGCGCAAAGTGGATAAATGCATTAACGCTGGCGCAGGGTAATCCGTATCAGGTGGCCGATACTTCTACAGGACGTTTTTATACAGAAAGCTACGCCTTTGGAGGAATGCTATCGTACAGGTTACGTCCGAAGCTGCTGGTAGGGGCAAACTTTGGATACAATGCGGGTACCGCATTCAAAACGGCAGATCCTCGACCTAAAAATACCTTCTTCGATCTGCAGGTTGGGCTATCGGCTCACTATAATGATGAAAAATGGCTGATGGGAGCAGCCTTTAGCTTGGGTAACTCGGCAGAAGATTTGGATATACGGGTCTTTACACCCAGCAAAAAGGTGCTTTTACTGCGCCCACTAGGGCTGCATCGGTTCGATTACCAGTGGACAGAGGAGGAAACCTACCAGCAAACAAAGTATGTAGGCACTACAACGCTGCTCGAATCGACCCTACAGCGCAAGCTTGGGGCAACCACCCTCTCGTTAGACATGCAGCTGAGAGGCATAAAACAGGAGCAACAAAAATCATCGCTGCTCACCCCCTACATCTATAAGCTAACAGAGGCCACCTATCGTGCTTCGCTAGAATCGCAAAAAGAGCTGAGCTATCAGCTATTTCAGGTATTTGCAGCTACATTTAATGGAAAAGGAACAGAGAATACCTTTACCAAGGTACTGGCCAACCCAACTACAACGGAATATAACTGGATAAAAACGGCCAGCTCGCAAAAGTATAGCTATAGCACAGCTAGCTACGGAGCAAGATATATCTACCAAAAAGGCCGCGCAACCACAAAAAATTATAGCAAAATAGAGCTCGTAGCCAGCGAGCAGAGCTACAAGGAGACCTACGCCATCCCCCGCGAAAAAGCCTCCTACTCCATCACGTCGGTTAATGCCAGCATCGACCACCAGCTTAAATGGAGACGCCTCTACCTGATACCACATGCAGGAGTAGCCGCCCGCTTTAGCCATAGCAGCACCATTTCCCTCACCCCCATCGATGCAGCAACCGAAAATGCTGCCAGCGATGACCCCAAAGCCATACAGCTACGCCCCATAGCCGAGCAATTTAGAAATGCCTACATCAACAACTACGAGGTGCTAAGCGCAAATACCTACTCGGGCGAATTAGGCGTTACCGTAACCACCCAGTATGGCCGTTCGCGCATAGAAATCTTCCCCAAAGCAAGGTTAGTACACCTACCAAACCTTGGAAACTATAAGCTATACAGCATCACCCTTACCGTATTTATCTGA
- a CDS encoding DUF4876 domain-containing protein yields the protein MRKTLLGLFAALAIFSSCSKDDDSVATTKLAVKVEFPTDYSDAKAEGIEVNLKNATSGIVYKAKVGSNSVAEAMVESGTYTISVESKQTVKTSLGSGDAQKEFTQEMIFRGLTESVSVVGKEFSVAVSLTPSMASGGFIIKEAYFAGVSTPLNKTYWKDQYIELYNNSDKEFYADGLSICEVDFTTTLDVNPWAELVKDGVVVNCIYTIPGSGKEVPVKPGQSIVLANIAMDHRKENANSIDLTKANYEWYDKSSIDVDVPEVPNLIPNHVSSNTLWVLHQKGYRGYLIFQEAKMADFITANTVKRTVSAGKDPLIRVKIPYDRIIDGVELSHPSAFKQKALPVSVDASYTYVDASNSGLCVRRKVEKRVNGRVVYKDTNNSAKDFEINQKTAPGVNN from the coding sequence ATGAGAAAAACTCTCTTAGGATTATTTGCAGCGCTGGCGATCTTTTCGTCATGTAGCAAAGACGACGACTCGGTTGCAACAACCAAGCTGGCCGTTAAGGTGGAATTCCCTACAGACTATTCGGACGCTAAGGCAGAAGGAATAGAGGTTAACCTAAAAAACGCCACCTCGGGAATAGTTTACAAGGCAAAGGTAGGAAGCAACTCGGTTGCAGAAGCAATGGTAGAATCGGGAACCTATACCATATCGGTAGAATCGAAGCAAACAGTAAAGACATCACTAGGTAGCGGCGATGCACAAAAGGAATTTACGCAGGAGATGATTTTTAGAGGGCTTACCGAAAGTGTTTCGGTTGTCGGCAAAGAGTTCTCGGTAGCCGTTTCGCTAACACCATCGATGGCAAGCGGAGGTTTTATTATAAAGGAGGCCTACTTTGCCGGAGTAAGCACCCCGCTAAACAAGACATACTGGAAGGATCAGTACATAGAGCTATACAACAACTCGGATAAGGAGTTTTATGCCGATGGGCTATCCATTTGCGAGGTAGATTTTACAACCACGCTGGATGTTAATCCGTGGGCCGAGCTCGTAAAAGATGGCGTAGTAGTAAACTGCATATATACCATACCCGGATCAGGGAAAGAGGTACCCGTAAAGCCAGGACAAAGCATCGTACTGGCAAATATTGCGATGGATCATCGAAAAGAAAATGCCAATAGCATAGATCTAACAAAGGCAAACTACGAGTGGTACGATAAGAGTAGTATTGATGTGGATGTTCCTGAAGTTCCCAACCTAATCCCAAACCATGTATCGTCTAACACCCTATGGGTGCTGCATCAAAAAGGATATCGAGGCTACCTAATATTCCAGGAGGCAAAAATGGCAGATTTTATAACAGCCAATACCGTTAAGCGCACAGTTTCGGCAGGAAAAGATCCTTTAATAAGAGTAAAGATACCCTACGATAGGATAATTGATGGAGTGGAGCTAAGCCATCCATCAGCCTTTAAGCAAAAAGCGCTACCTGTAAGCGTAGACGCCAGCTACACCTACGTAGATGCCTCCAACTCGGGCCTATGCGTACGCCGCAAGGTGGAAAAAAGGGTAAACGGAAGGGTAGTGTATAAGGATACCAACAACTCGGCTAAAGATTTTGAGATAAATCAGAAGACAGCACCCGGAGTTAACAACTAA